A single region of the Epinephelus fuscoguttatus linkage group LG14, E.fuscoguttatus.final_Chr_v1 genome encodes:
- the lbh gene encoding protein LBH: MSVFSPQIYCPVFVPSRDMTEVMINSTPMEDMRLSPSKDRLSFQIFPDPSDFDRCCKLKDRLPSIVVEPTEGEVESGELRWPPEEFLVSEEEEEEEEEEEEEQNNGSIQNGQPTQNSQH; the protein is encoded by the exons ATGTCTGTATTCTCCCCGCAGATATACTG CCCAGTGTTTGTGCCCAGCCGAGATATGACTGAGGTGATGATCAACAGCACCCCCATGGAGGACATGAGGCTCAGCCCCAGCAAGGACAGACTCTCCTTTCAG ATATTCCCCGACCCCTCAGACTTTGACCGCTGCTGTAAGCTCAAGGATCGGCTGCCATCCATCGTGGTCGAGCCGACAGAGGGAGAAGTCGAGAGCGGGGAGCTTCGCTGGCCTCCAGAGGAGTTTCTGGtcagtgaagaggaggaggaagaagaagaggaggaagaggaggaacagaATAACGGCAGCATCCAAAATGGACAACCGACACAGAATTCCCAGCACTAG